One Eriocheir sinensis breed Jianghai 21 unplaced genomic scaffold, ASM2467909v1 Scaffold100, whole genome shotgun sequence genomic window carries:
- the LOC126988892 gene encoding uncharacterized protein LOC126988892: MSWAWLAVHVTYSDDLAQGALRVLNDLQAQPLLHALGMGHPDALDTIAYWWWFLQGLLLPTLASLVSGPSAPYDDNPDDDDNDDNNPDCDSPDDDNPDRDLDPAGEEDDFAEMNLREVVVVVEAVDWQFRVGALVPPPDSPLLQPRGEEEMEDEDEFENVDRMEAAEAVEEGLFGVGVLAAPPEPPAEEEVEEEDGIEEVERGEVVGEVVGMVVEGQVGVGVVAAPPDPPARHPGPVE; the protein is encoded by the coding sequence atgagttgggcgtggctcgccgttcacgtcacttatagtgacgacctcgcgcaaggcgccctccgcgtgctaaacgacctgcaggcacagcccctgctgcacgctctgggcatgggccaccccgacgccctggacaccatcgcctactggtggtggttcctacaggggctgctgctccctaccctggcgagcttagtctcggggcccagcgccccttatgacgacaacccagatgatgacgacaacgacgataacaaccctgactgtgacagccctgacgatgacaaccctgaccgtgatcttgaccctgcgggtgaagaggatgactttgcggagatgaacctgagggaggtggtggtggtggtggaggcggtggattggcagttcagggtgggggctctagtcccccctcctgactcgcccctcctccagcctcggggggaggaggagatggaagacgaggatgagtttgagaacgTGGATCGGATGGAAGCagcggaggcggtggaggaagggttgtttggggtgggggtccttgccgcccctcccgagccgcctgccgaggaggaggttgaagaagaggatggtattgaggaggtggaaagaggggaggtggtgggggaggtggtggggatggtggtggaggggcaggtcggggtgggggttgttgccgcccctccggacccgcccgcccgccaccctggtcctgttgagtaa